The sequence TTTACGCCAATCTTGATGAATTTTTGTCGGAGCATGGCAATGCTACAAATCAAGACCAGTAAAGACTTTGACCGTGATATTCGCAAGATTAAGCTAACAACAAACTTGGTGGAGGTTTTGGCTTGTCTAAGCCGTAATGAAACTTTACCAGTAAAGTACAAAGACCATGCACTAACTGGTAATTGGGGCGGTTGGCG comes from Moraxella ovis and encodes:
- a CDS encoding type II toxin-antitoxin system YafQ family toxin — translated: MLQIKTSKDFDRDIRKIKLTTNLVEVLACLSRNETLPVKYKDHALTGNWGGWRDCHVANDLVLIYKIDGEILHLARLNSHSEVFG